The following proteins come from a genomic window of Malus domestica chromosome 02, GDT2T_hap1:
- the LOC139191901 gene encoding uncharacterized protein, giving the protein MEKVSKKTGTSTHKRKAPVLVPSEDILPHKKIHKFRGEPSVRPKSQDGVLKGPAFRKTGVEAVENAAAVVAGEGSRLLPPPLTMEHTVQESDPGSRHEGKGKERVGSVPWKDLRVATRPKDFGDINNCLAGRRFAFDELGEPLAKDESDCDRMLKLSSYVNFA; this is encoded by the exons a tggagaaggtaagcaagaaaacagggactagcacccataaaaggaaagcaccagtgttagttccttcggaagacatcctaccgcataagaaaattcataagttccgaggggaaccatccgttagacctaagtcccaagatggggtccttaaggggcctgcctttaggaagactggagtcgaggccgttgaaaatgctgctgccgtagttgcaggagaagggagccgactgttgcctcctcctcttactatggagcacactgtccaggaaagtgatcctggttcccgccatgaggggaaaggcaaggaaagagttggcagtgtcccgtggaaggacttgagggttgccacgcggccaaaggattttggggatatcaacaattgcttggcagggcgtcgattcgccttcgatgagctcggagagcccttagctaaggatgaatcggattgcgaccggatgttgaagctgtcttcatatgtga
- the LOC108170658 gene encoding uncharacterized protein, which yields MRDYSQIFSNDAKRPAPAKDCPPKNVSLPNSGVRSNRISMKSKHPLESNGRKAPTSGKIDSKSMGTRKQLDRNESGSGRPLGSNGLPLKMSASTTERKTSASGAKTSDDEHDPEAGNVRDVIRKMFRALIARREDEEQARLIEAEEGNERPG from the exons ATGAGAGATTACTCACAAATTTTCTCTAACGATGCGAAGCGTCCAGCTCCTGCCAAGGATTGTCCCCCAAAAAATGTCTCTCTTCCAAATTCTG GGGTGAGATCAAATCGTATTTCGATGAAAAGCAAACACCCATTGGAAAGTAATGGTAGGAAAGCCCCAACCAGCGGAAAAATTGATTCAAAATCAATGGGCACTAGGAAACAGCTTGATAGAAATGAAAGTGGGTCGGGCCGGCCTTTAGGGTCAAATGGGCTTCCATTGAAGATGTCTGCTTCAACTACTGAGAGGAAGACTTCCGCATCTGGTGCGAAGACTTCCGATGATGAGCATGACCCTGAGGCCGGGAATGTTCGTGATGTGATAAGAAAAATGTTTCG CGCACTAATTGCGAGAAGAGAGGATGAAGAGCAAGCTAGGTTGATCGAAGCAGAAGAAGGGAACGAACGGCCAGgttga